The DNA region cctctttgggttttcccttttgggcttcccctcaaagtttttaaaacacgtgtgctagggtgaggtttccacatccttataaagaatgctattcccctctccaatcgatgtgagatctcacaactaTACCCGTCAAGCATTTGGTTAATCGGTgatttaacaaatattatactTTCACAAGTTATTTTAGGGTGGTGGATTAAAATTCTATTGCAAAATACTTCTATAGAGCTATTTTATGGATGGTTTGGATCATTGATTTCACAAAAAAAGGTTAAAGCTGTACTCATACAATTTTATGCATAACCAAATATGTTGTGTACATATTTACTTTCTGTGACTGCTATCTATAATGGGAGTTTTGCCATATTTCTTGTATGCCTTTCCAACTTTGTCCATTGCAATGCAGTTCTTCATGACAGAACCTTTAGCTTGCGAACCTTCCGACCTCCCAAAATATCCTCCCAGTAAGGAGATGGATGCTAGAAGACGAGATGATGAAGCTCGGAGGTACGAATGTCTCGATTTCTATTTCTGTTTCTGTTCAATATATGTCTGgtttttattgttcttctgTGAACTTGCTTTGTTGATGTTATTTGGTGATTTTGTTGAGCATGATTCTGCAGACTAAAAGCAGCTAGTAAAGCCCAGGGAGATGGAACGAAAAAAACACGCACACGTTTTCGGGCTATTCCAGCTCCTGAAGCCAATGCCGAAATACAAACTAATATCGACGTAAATATTAATCACTTTGCTTAGTTCATCAAGATCATAGACCAGCTAGACACTTGGATTTATTAAGCTGATGAATTGTTGTATCTTGAAACAGAGAAGGCGCATAATTACACATGCAAATGCAAAGAGCAAAAGTGAAAAGTTCCCCCCACCACACCAGGATGGAGAGCTTGGCTATACGCTAGGACATTCACGTCATATCGACCCATCCCGTGTTCCTTCCGACGTACCATTCAGCTCGACGACGCTTTTCACTTTTTCTAAGGAGCCACTCCAAGCCTGGTCTGGTCCACTAGTCCCTGGCTCTGGCACTGATGCTCCTACTAGATACAAGAAGCATGTAGGAGGTAAAGGCAAGAGAATCATGGTCTGAACTTTTGACAAGATTGTGGTTTTACTGCCTGTTTGCTGATAGCACTATCATCAAATGATTCCCATTGTTCATCCAAATTGGTAATCAACCAGCCTGGTCTACTCTCAGCTTAGAAGATCATGAAGTAAGATCTGAGAGGTCGAGCGGCATCGATTTTTTGGTATTCATGGTATTCGTAGCTGCATCAACCAAATTTCTCCGCTCGAAAAGTGATGAGAAATTTAACAAAGTTATGTATATGTTGATTTGTTGTATTCCCAATTTTCCTTGTTGAAGTTATAGTGAGACATTCTACAGATAGTGACCaatagagtaaaaaaaatatcattcttGGCCTTTGAATACTCTGCTTTTTGGTTCTGGCATTtaactatataatatttatcaCATTTTCTAactttcttattatttttttattcgtgagatctcacgttgattggagaggagaacggaacatttctccctagcagacgtattttaaaaaccttgaagggaagcatGAGAAAGTCCAAggaagacaatatcttctagcggtgggtttgaacggttacaaatggtagcaaacgtgttttaaaaactttgagagcgAAAGTTCAAatgggaaagtctaaagaagacaatatctgcaagcggtgggtttgggagGTTAcgtttgggcggttacaaatggtagccgagttttaaaaactttgaggcagaagcaatatttgctagcaatgggcttgacctgttacaaatggtagcatacgagttttaaaaaatttgagggagaagcccgaaagggaaaaagtccaaagacgtgtttcaaaaactttgagggagaagcccaaaagggaaagtccggAAAATTTGagggagaagcccgaaagggaaaaagtCGAAagacgcgtttcaaaaactttgagggagaagcccaaaagggaaagttcagAAAATTTGagggagaagcccaaaagggaaaaagtcgaaagacgcgtttcaaaaactttgagggagaagcccaaaagggaaagtccNNNNNNNNNNNNNNNNNNNNNNNNNNNNNNNNNNNNNNNNNNNNNNNNNNNNNNNNNNNNNNNNNNNNNNNNNNNNNNNNNNNNNNNNNNNNNNNNNNNNNNNNNNNNNNNNNNNNNNNNNNNNNNNNNNNNNNNNNNNNNNNNNNNNNNNNNNNNNNNNNNNNNNNNNNNNNNNNNNNNNNNNNNNNNNNNNNNNNNNNNNNNNNNNNNNNNNNNNNNNNNNNNNNNNNNNNNNNNNNNNNNNNNNNNNNNNNNNNNNNNNNNNNNNNNNNNNNNNNNNNNNNNNNNNNNNNNNNNNNNNNNNNNNNNNNNNNNNNNNNNNNNNNNNNNNNNNNNNNNNNNNNNNNNNNNNNNNNNNNNNNNNNNNNNNNNNNNNNNNNNNNNNNNNNNNNNNNNNNNNNNNNNNNNNNNNNNNNNNNNNNNNNNNNNNNNNNNNNNNNNNNNNNNNNNNNNNNNNNNNNNNNNNNNNNNNNNNNNNNNNNNNNNNNNNNNNNNNNNNNNNNNNNNNNNNNNNNNNNNNNNNNNNNNNNNNNNNNNNNNNNNNNNNNNNNNNNNNNNNNNNNNNNNNNNNNNNNNNNNNNNNNNNNNNNNNNNNNNNNNNNNNNNNNNNNNNNNNNNNNNNNNNNNNNNNNNNNNNNNNNNNNNNNNNNNNNNNNNNNNNNNNNNNNNNNNNNNNNNNNNNNNNNNNNNNNNNNNNNNNNNNNNNNNNNNNNNNNNNNNNNNNNNNNNNNNNNNNNNNNNNNNNNNNNNNNNNNNNNNNNNNNNNNNNNNNNNNNNNNNNNNNNNNNNNNNNNNNNNNNNNNNNNNNNNNNNNNNNNNNNNNNNNNNNNNNNNNNNNNNNNNNNNNNNNNNNNNNNNNNNNNNNNNNNNNNNNNNNNNNNNNNNNNNNNNNNNNNNNNNNNNNNNNNNNNNNNNNNNNNNNNNNNNNNNNNNNNNNNNNNNNNNNNNNNNNNNNNNNNNNNNNNNNNNNNNNNNNNNNNNNNNNNNNNNNNNNNNNNNNNNNNNNNNNNNNNNNNNNNNNNNNNNNNNNNNNNNNNNNNNNNNNNNNNNNNNNNNNNNNNNNNNNNNNNNNNNNNNNNNNNNNNNNNNNNNNNNNNNNNNNNNNNNNNNNNNNNNNNNNNNNNNNNNNNNNNNNNNNNNNNNNNNNNNNNNNNNNNNNNNNNNNNNNNNNNNNNNNNNNNNNNNNNNNNNNNNNNNNNNNNNNNNNNNNNNNNNNNNNNNNNNNNNNNNNNNNNNNNNNNNNNNNNNNNNNNNNNNNNNNNNNNNNNNNNNNNNNNNNNNNNNNNNNNNNNNNNNNNNNNNNNNNNNNNNNNNNNNNNNNNNNNNNNNNNNNNNNNNNNNNNNNNNNNNNNNNNNNNNNNNNNNNNNNNNNNNNNNNNNNNNNNNNNNNNNNNNNNNNNNNNNNNNNNNNNNNNNNNNNNNNNNNNNNNNNNNNNNNNNNNNNNNNNNNNNNNNNNNNNNNNNNNNNNNNNNNNNNNNNNNNNNNNNNNNNNNNNNNNNNNNNNNNNNNNNNNNNNNNNNNNNNNNNNNNNNNNNNNNNNNNNNNNNNNNNNNNNNNNNNNNNNNNNNNNNNNNNNNNNNNNNNNNNNNNNNNNNNNNNNNNNNNNNNNNNNNNNNNNNNNNNNNNNNNNNNNNNNNNNNNNNNNNNNNNNNNNNNNNNNNNNNNNNNNNNNNNNNNNNNNNNNNNNNNNNNNNNNNNNNNNNNNNNNNNNNNNNNNNNNNNNNNNNNNNNNNNNNNNNNNNNNNNNNNNNNNNNNNNNNNNNNNNNNNNNNNNNNNNNNNNNNNNNNNNNNNNNNNNNNNNNNNNNNNNNNNNNNNNNNNNNNNNNNNNNNNNNNNNNNNNNNNNNNNNNNNNNNNNNNNNNNNNNNNNNNNNNNNNNNNNNNNNNNNNNNNNNNNNNNNNNNNNNNNNNNNNNNNNNNNNNNNNNNNNNNNNNNNNNNNNNNNNNNNNNNNNNNNNNNNNNNNNNNNNNNNNNNNNNNNNNNNNNNNNNNNNNNNNNNNNNNNNNNNNNNNNNNNNNNNNNNNNNNNNNNNNNNNNNNNNNNNNNNNNNNNNNNNNNNNNNNNNNNNNNNNNNNNNNNNNNNNNNNNNNNNNNNNNNNNNNNNNNNNNNNNNNNNNNNNNNNNNNNNNNNNNNNNNNNNNNNNNNNNNNNNNNNNNNNNNNNNNNNNNNNNNNNNNNNNNNNNNNNNNNNNNNNNNNNNNNNNNNNNNNNNNNNNNNNNNNNNNNNNNNNNNNNNNNNNNNNNNNNNNNNNNNNNNNNNNNNNNNNNNNNNNNNNNNNNNNNNNNNNNNNNNNNNNNNNNNNNNNNNNNNNNNNNNNNNNNNNNNNNNNNNNNNNNNNNNNNNNNNNNNNNNNNNNNNNNNNNNNNNNNNNNNNNNNNNNNNNNNNNNNNNNNNNNNNNNNNNNNNNNNNNNNNNNNNNNNNNNNNNNNNNNNNNNNNNNNNNNNNNNNNNNNNNNNNNNNNNNNNNNNNNNNNNNNNNNNNNNNNNNNNNNNNNNNNNNNNNNNNNNNNNNNNNNNNNNNNNNNNNNNNNNNNNNNNNNNNNNNNNNNNNNNNNNNNNNNNNNNNNNNNNNNNNNNNNNNNNNNNNNNNNNNNNNNNNNNNNNNNNNNNNNNNNNNNNNNNNNNNNNNNNNNNNNNNNNNNNNNNNNNNNNNNNNNNNNNNNNNNNNNNNNNNNNNNNNNNNNNNNNNNNNNNNNNNNNNNNNNNNNNNNNNNNNNNNNNNNNNNNNNNNNNNNNNNNNNNNNNNNNNNNNNNNNNNNNNNNNNNNNNNNNNNNNNNNNNNNNNNNNNNNNNNNNNNNNNNNNNNNNNNNNNNNNNNNNNNNNNNNNNNNNNNNNNNNNNNNNNNNNNNNNNNNNNNNNNNNNNNNNNNNNNNNNNNNNNNNNNNNNNNNNNNNNNNNNNNNNNNNNNNNNNNNNNNNNNNNNNNNNNNNNNNNNNNNNNNNNNNNNNNNNNNNNNNNNNNNNNNNNNNNNNNNNNNNNNNNNNNNNNNNNNNNNNNNNNNNNNNNNNNNNNNNNNNNNNNNNNNNNNNNNNNNNNNNNNNNNNNNNNNNNNNNNNNNNNNNNNNNNNNNNNNNNNNNNNNNNNNNNNNNNNNNNNNNNNNNNNNNNNNNNNNNNNNNNNNNNNNNNNNNNNNNNNNNNNNNNNNNNNNNNNNNNNNNNNNNNNNNNNNNNNNNNNNNNNNNNNNNNNNNNNNNNNNNNNNNNNNNNNNNNNNNNNNNNNNNNNNNNNNNNNNNNNNNNNNNNNNNNNNNNNNNNNNNNNNNNNNNNNNNNNNNNNNNNNNNNNNNNNNNNNNNNNNNNNNNNNNNNNNNNNNNNNNNNNNNNNNNNNNNNNNNNNNNNNNNNNNNNNNNNNNNNNNNNNNNNNNNNNNNNNNNNNNNNNNNNNNNNNNNNNNNNNNNNNNNNNNNNNNNNNNNNNNNNNNNNNNNNNNNNNNNNNNNNNNNNNNNNNNNNNNNNNNNNNNNNNNNNNNNNNNNNNNNNNNNNNNNNNNNNNNNNNNNNNNNNNNNNNNNNNNNNNNNNNNNNNNNNNNNNNNNNNNNNNNNNNNNNNNNNNNNNNNNNNNNNNNNNNNNNNNNNNNNNNNNNNNNNNNNNNNNNNNNNNNNNNNNNNNNNNNNNNNNNNNNNNNNNNNNNNNNNNNNNNNNNNNNNNNNNNNNNNNNNNNNNNNNNNNNNNNNNNNNNNNNNNNNNNNNNNNNNNNNNNNNNNNNNNNNNNNNNNNNNNNNNNNNNNNNNNNNNNNNNNNNNNNNNNNNNNNNNNNNNNNNNNNNNNNNNNNNNNNNNNNNNNNNNNNNNNNNNNNNNNNNNNNNNNNNNNNNNNNNNNNNNNNNNNNNNNNNNNNNNNNNNNNNNNNNNNNNNNNNNNNNNNNNNNNNNNNNNNNNNNNNNNNNNNNNNNNNNNNNNNNNNNNNNNNNNNNNNNNNNNNNNNNNNNNNNNNNNNNNNNNNNNNNNNNNNNNNNNNNNNNNNNNNNNNNNNNNNNNNNNNNNNNNNNNNNNNNNNNNNNNNNNNNNNNNNNNNNNNNNNNNNNNNNNNNNNNNNNNNNNNNNNNNNNNNNNNNNNNNNNNNNNNNNNNNNNNNNNNNNNNNNNNNNNNNNNNNNNNNNNNNNNNNNNNNNNNNNNNNNNNNNNNNNNNNNNNNNNNNNNNNNNNNNNNNNNNNNNNNNNNNNNNNNNNNNNNNNNNNNNNNNNNNNNNNNNNNNNNNNNNNNNNNNNNNNNNNNNNNNNNNNNNNNNNNNNNNNNNNNNNNNNNNNNNNNNNNNNNNNNNNNNNNNNNNNNNNNNNNNNNNNNNNNNNNNNNNNNNNNNNNNNNNNNNNNNNNNNNNNNNNNNNNNNNNNNNNNNNNNNNNNNNNNNNNNNNNNNNNNNNNNNNNNNNNNNNNNNNNNNNNNNNNNNNNNNNNNNNNNNNNNNNNNNNNNNNNNNNNNNNNNNNNNNNNNNNNNNNNNNNNNNNNNNNNNNNNNNNNNNNNNNNNNNNNNNNNNNNNNNNNNNNNNNNNNNNNNNNNNNNNNNNNNNNNNNNNNNNNNNNNNNNNNNNNNNNNNNNNNNNNNNNNNNNNNNNNNNNNNNNNNNNNNNNNNNNNNNNNNNNNNNNNNNNNNNNNNNNNNNNNNNNNNNNNNNNNNNNNNNNNNNNNNNNNNNNNNNNNNNNNNNNNNNNNNNNNNNNNNNNNNNNNNNNNNNNNNNNNNNNNNNNNNNNNNNNNNNNNNNNNNNNNNNNNNNNNNNNNNNNNNNNNNNNNNNNNNNNNNNNNNNNNNNNNNNNNNNNNNNNNNNNNNNNNNNNNNNNNNNNNNNNNNNNNNNNNNNNNNNNNNNNNNNNNNNNNNNNNNNNNNNNNNNNNNNNNNNNNNNNNNNNNNNNNNNNNNNNNNNNNNNNNNNNNNNNNNNNNNNNNNNNNNNNNNNNNNNNNNNNNNNNNNNNNNNNNNNNNNNNNNNNNNNNNNNNNNNNNNNNNNNNNNNNNNNNNNNNNNNNNNNNNNNNNNNNNNNNNNNNNNNNNNNNNNNNNNNNNNNNNNNNNNNNNNNNNNNNNNNNNNNNNNNNNNNNNNNNNNNNNNNNNNNNNNNNNNNNNNNNNNNNNNNNNNNNNNNNNNNNNNNNNNNNNNNNNNNNNNNNNNNNNNNNNNNNNNNNNNNNNNNNNNNNNNNNNNNNNNNNNNNNNNNNNNNNNNNNNNNNNNNNNNNNNNNNNNNNNNNNNNNNNNNNNNNNNNNNNNNNNNNNNNNNNNNNNNNNNNNNNNNNNNNNNNNNNNNNNNNNNNNNNNNNNNNNNNNNNNNNNNNNNNNNNNNNNNNNNNNNNNNNNNNNNNNNNNNNNNNNNNNNNNNNNNNNNNNNNNNNNNNNNNNNNNNNNNNNNNNNNNNNNNNNNNNNNNNNNNNNNNNNNNNNNNNNNNNNNNNNNNNNNNNNNNNNNNNNNNNNNNNNNNNNNNNNNNNNNNNNNNNNNNNNNNNNNNNNNNNNNNNNNNNNNNNNNNNNNNNNNNNNNNNNNNNNNNNNNNNNNNNNNNNNNNNNNNNNNNNNNNNNNNNNNNNNNNNNNNNNNNNNNNNNNNNNNNNNNNNNNNNNNNNNNNNNNNNNNNNNNNNNNNNNNNNNNNNNNNNNNNNNNNNNNNNNNNNNNNNNNNNNNNNNNNNNNNNNNNNNNNNNNNNNNNNNNNNNNNNNNNNNNNNNNNNNNNNNNNNNNNNNNNNNNNNNNNNNNNNNNNNNNNNNNNNNNNNNNNNNNNNNNNNNNNNNNNNNNNNNNNNNNNNNNNNNNNNNNNNNNNNNNNNNNNNNNNNNNAacacataacataacatattaaaGCATATCAcacatatgacacgtgcatggCCATTGGGCACGTGTCACCATACATACAATCATTCTTCCAACCAAATTAATAGTAGAGCTACTTACCTGATTGGCCTAGGCCAAAGCTATTAGATggtgcataaaataatttaaacttgactctaaataatttaaactagctaaaggtagtcatactaaccttaaaaGCTTCTGAAGAGTTGAAACTGGTAGGAAAGGGCCCAAGCGTATCAGACCCAAGTCGGATCAGACGAAATGCAGACTTGGAGTCATCAGAAAGTGTACTTTTCGACTAGTTTCAAACCGTTTAAGTGGGCCTAAAGAGGAAGGGACCTCCCTTTTATAGTGGAGCTCAACACTCCCCTTTCTCAACATAACAGATATGGGACGACGGTCagtttcttctattttattttattgctaattttgggttattacacctcctttgtaattattaaaaatgatttgatccaaatgaTTCCTATGGCAACATGTGAGTGGCgatatcctatacaatgagtttatATAAGGTTGGACCACAAAATACGTCATCTCTCctcataataatttaaaagattaatatttcaaaagataaTCACATACGAGTTGATCTTAGTCTTTGAGTGATGTATGAATTTGTGCAGTAAGGGCTTGCCCTTTAATTTGCATGGGATATAATGAATTTACCGgcaatttaataattttaccattttaaagATTTAGTAGGGAGCTGAGAAGATATTGtgagatgaaattcacttATTCTAGCATTCAAAAGTGCTTTTAAGTACTTATTTTGAAACTTGAACAATGAGGCACACCCTCTCACTCGCTGGAGAGAGACTTATGGTTGGATCATATATTCTCGTACAGAAAAGTGCTTTTTAAGTTCTCGTATAGAAAAGTGCTTTTAAGTGCTTATTTTGGAACTTAAACAATGAGGCACACCCTCTTACTCGTTGGAGAGAGACTTAtaattggatcataaacaaattgttcactAGTTAATCAGTTGTAATTAAGGTAAAATATGTAATTATGGAGGTAAAAAAGACTTTTAACCCAAATGTAATTATAAACCACTTGTGAAATAtagtatatttaaaatttgattgagattcaattttttttttttttttttttttttttttttttttttttttttttttNTTCTATTCTATGAATGaagttgtaacgacccagatccaccactaatagatattgtcctccttgagcttttccttttgagcttcctctcaaggctttaaaacgtgtttgctaggggaaggtttccacacccttttaaatggtgttttgttctcctccccaaccgatgtgggacatcacaacccaccccctcttcggggcccagcttcctcgctaacactctttctttcctccaatcgatgtgggacccctaccaaatccaccccccttggggcccagcgtccttactggcacatcacctcgtgtctaccctccttcggggaATAACAAGAaagctgacacatcgtccagtgtctggctctgataccaaacaataacaacatacacaatcaacgacatttcattttcttatcttacgCAAGACATTCCTAACGGAGACGGGGCATCGATGGTGGGagcatgacacatgcatagggtagtcgcatttattttattaatcttaggctagaatagaatgttttaaatttaaatgtttatttagtcttttggtgtgtcattttaaagatgttttcaaaacacgtaagtccatgactgtgttttaagcggaatgttatgttttatgaaaaattaaatgaaatatttccgcattcatgtttatgatatgtatacaatagcgaccttaaattaagcagaaaattttgggtcgttataGAAGTGTTCATTCCCTTCATTTATATATNcagaaaattttgggtcgttataGAAGTGTTCATTCCCttcatttatatatgtatatgtatatgtatatctAACACCAATAAAAGAGTATCttacttattatttttaatattcacgACTTCTAAAAGAATCAACATGAAtttcccatttctttttttaaggatgGAGGAatcaaatgatatttttgttccAATTTTTGCCTCTTCTTCTTCGCAATTGAACAAGCTGGTTCTTGAAAAAATCAACCCAACCGAactaaagttttatttaacCGAGTCCAGCTCCACACATTTTTTATGATTCTGATTATGATAATTGAGTATTTTAggttaggggtgtacatggtccgggttgggttgggttgggttgagctattttttttttttacccaacccaactctctattttcaggttgggttgtcaattttttttttaaagtttatttatccacaatttataattattaggaTACCATagtagataaaatatattaaaagttcacaaataaacacaaatcaattaattattaaaaaaaaacaacaaattcaataaaaaaaaaaaaaaaagaagataattatCGGTCTTTTCTGTTCCAAAAACTAGCTTATTTGAGTAAACTTAACACAGAGGACAACATTGAGTTGGAAGTACCTTGCTTTGACGTTGAATAGCTCAGTTCAGCCACTGTCTTTAGCAGGTGAAGATTAATTTCACTTATCTATTCACTGTCCTTACAATGGTAAGATTTGAAAACAGCTTTTCAAGACTTTCATTTTGGCATGGGTGTTTGATAAAAGCTTGAGAATAAATTCAACTTATGAGCTACgaacttgaagaaaaaaagctaAACTATGATGAAGAAATGCGGCCAAAGCTATTCTTTGGAGTATTTGGTCTGAAAGGAaccgaagaaaaaaaagatagatgGGACTTTGGAAAGAATTTGCATATATTTTTTGAGATccagaaacaaaacattcaagtgtagaaacctctacctaacagacgcgttttaaaaccatgaggctgacggcgatacgtaacgagccaaagccgacaatatctgctagtgatgaatttagactgttacaaatagtatcaaagccagacatcgggcggtgtgccagcgaggatgctggccccagaggaggtggattgtgggatcccacgtcagttgaaaagggaaacgaaacattccttataagagtgtggaaacttttctctaacaaacacattttaaaatcatgaaactGACCGCAATACATAGCGAGCCAAAGCAGTAGTAGGAAATTTGGGCTATCTGTCAAGTCCATTTTCATTCTACAAAtgtaatcaattttatttttttggggtaATGTTCAATTAATTGTTGATTAG from Cucurbita pepo subsp. pepo cultivar mu-cu-16 unplaced genomic scaffold, ASM280686v2 Cp4.1_scaffold000781, whole genome shotgun sequence includes:
- the LOC111785858 gene encoding probable serine/threonine-protein kinase At1g54610, with amino-acid sequence MGVLPYFLYAFPTLSIAMQFFMTEPLACEPSDLPKYPPSKEMDARRRDDEARRLKAASKAQGDGTKKTRTRFRAIPAPEANAEIQTNIDRRRIITHANAKSKSEKFPPPHQDGELGYTLGHSRHIDPSRVPSDVPFSSTTLFTFSKEPLQAWSGPLVPGSGTDAPTRYKKHVGGKGKRIMV